TTCATGGCTGAGCAGATGGATGTGGCGAAAGGCAGCACATTATCCGTAGAACATGACAGCTATTTGCAAGCAATCTATGCCATATGTGCTTTATGCTAAAcctttgtgtttactgtcagggaaTTGTTCCTGGAGATAATGTAAGTGGAGATACAATGTGTCCAGCCATTCCAGAAAAAGGTGGACAAGTGAACCACTGTTgactaaaaaaggaaaatgcctCTGTCAAGCAGAACATTAAGCATCTCGGAGCCCTTCAAGGTGGATTTACTGGGAAATCTCACTCAAAGCATGAGAgacataattaaaaacacatttcctaaTTGTATGCAAAGATACGGTGTTTGCATAATGGTACAGGTATCTAAATGTAGATCTAGGTCATCTTAATAACCACTTTTTATAATATCAGCAAAAGAAGTggttaattgttttaaaaaatcttaaaattgatgatttttctttttttgtcagtgaaTATGTAAATCATGTAAACAGTTTTCACTACTTGATGTGTAAACAGCATACTATATCTGGTGTTTGTTAGTAAAAACAGCATGCCCTTGTTAACAATGTAACAGATTAGTATGAACTCACCCTCCTGATTGCAACCAGGATTCGGCCATAAGAGTAGACCATGAGTAGAAGGGGCAGCAGCAGGCAGAAGATGAAAAGACACAACACATATGAGACGCTCGTGGGTGAACGGAGGTGCCACTGGACGGAACACGTGGTACCGGGTCCTTCGGGCCCGTAGCTGCTCCAACCCAGAAAGGGAGGCAAGGTCCAGAGGAGAGAGTACAGCCAGGAGCCTACGACACAGAGCCATGCTTTCCTGAAGTCTGAGATGTCATCCGTCGAGGAATGCAGCACGGTGGTGTAGCGCTCATAGGAGAGAACAGAGAGGGACACCAGGGACACAATCCCtgaaagagcaagagaggagAAGACATACAACATACTCATCACAAGTTATCAGAATGCAATGTGTGAAACCAATTCTTACTGAATGATTACTGGAAAGGAAGCAGCTTCATAAAAAACTCCAAAGTAGATGCTAATTGTCAAAAATGATGTGTTATATTTTCAACAGAATATGTAATGTCCTTCCTAATATAAACATTCAGTGTGCTTTTTGTTTACTATAGGGGTAACCATTTACTTTATTCTACGTCAGTATCACGATACTAGATCCTTGTGACAATCTGCTGCTATGTATGTGAGCATGATACAATATGCGTTATGTAAGTCTGCTGTCACAATGTGTTGATCAGCATTAGACATGTAGACATTGCAGACCTTATTGAAGACCAACTCTGTGACTGACTGCATTTCACTTGAATGTGAAAGCGCTTTTTTCTGTTATTGAGACAGAACAGCCATGAGACCTTCAAAGAAAGATCCTGCCTCACTTATGTTGAGGTGTtgccatttgttttattttttagccaTATCAATACATGTccgatggcaatgttggtctgtcaGTCAGTTCACCACTTTCATGTAGACTTAAATACCTGCACAACtattataatattacaatatttgatggattgccatgacattttgtgcaGGCACTCATGGTTCCCACATACTAAATCCtagtgactttggtgatccctgtCTTTCCCCATTATGCCCCACCATCAGGTTTAACTTCTCAACAACTGCATGACTGTTCGCCATGACATTTGGATCCTGCATTCaagttcccctcaggatgaacctTTCGATACCTTTATGGTAGCAGTACTTCAGtcaatactttttgtaaccagattgcAGCAAAAAGGACTATTTGTAGGGGAGACCGGgcatggttgtaacactttttgcttcagcaactataaATCGCTGAATTTtttagctagagttctcaaacttttatacaaagtacccacatttgttcactacaaatggcaccaattcagtcctctacaagaatatcacagacctcttgagttgatgtcaaatgcattgtgttcaattgttacaacctaccccaataccggggtaggttgtaacaataagacaaaagaagcagaaagaaaTGCCACACTGCatgatatgcttcaaaaacaggtagtgaaataaaagaacaatgtttctctctcactgcaACAGACTTAGTCCGATGACTCAagcacatgtatgtgtatgtaaatttatctgtagaataaacttacttaacactatacttaataaatactactacaatGTACTTTATTAAaatctaatataagtcaaacaattttatctgcaatagtatagatactaaacaacatatagtcttggtcaaaaaatttactttctgacctcaaaatctgtttaataattGTGTCTATTTCCAGCCTTGATAACCACCGGGTCGGGGAGGAAGTaggaaaatactgaaatgatcacataactcctatcttatctttaattggtggaattggtgttatTACAactgttacaaccatacccggtctccctgtggttttgcttgcagcaaCACactaaaagaaagagaagagcatgcATTTTTTTTCCCTTATGTGCCTGCACTTTAAACTGTATTTCTAAAAGGCCTGCACGcctgattttaacagccgctcaccttcaGCTGCGGTCTCAGGCACGTTCCTCACCGTTACAAGTTTAttaccacaagcttggctttcgtTGGTTTCAtattctggtatcatttaacacttctctgtacattttatatttgctattcacatcacatcaattaaagcTTTTGTTGCGCAGCAGAGATCCGCTGATTTTAATCTCagagcctccggctgcagctgcggctgcttcaggtATGGTTGGTCTGatcggctggacgtgcagcctctctcttcctctgtttgtgagtctttagtgtagttaagtgacttgtttaaacagactccttactCGATTTATAATTGTTACTGTCGTTTTTtaggaggtttgcgactcaccaataaaggaaaacgCACTTATGGAGATCTTTCacttcagtttattgatcgaaagttaacaaaataattgtttatttgtttataaagttgtttactttcaacccATGGATCAAAAATAACCTTAAAttcgtttcccacaacttatttggtatCTAAACgatttcactcctctctcattcGAATATAAAAAAAGCTGTATAGTCTTTCCCAATATATTACTACCcgtgaggatgacctaattaggatgaaGTGGATCTGATAccatttcccaatacttttatgtaacagttatttgaaacaggaaaaaaataaaatagatatcCTTgtttgtccataacaacaataaaaataataataggctaaatcaactactatggcttcaacaggtggcattttatgcaaggtatcttcttgaatgccacctgttgatactgtattggtatcggtatcactttaaaggtactggttttggtactggtatcataAAATTTtcaacgatacccaaccctatgATTCCCTTAGGCCTACTTTTCATATAGCGCCAACATCTGATCAAAATTGAATCCCAAAATTGAATTCCAATCAGCCTTGACTCCTAACTCTCTAAATTTATCATCCACTTTCCTACATTCAACACAACTGGGTGGAAACGAgagtaaacagaaaaaaaagttcTATATTTGACCTCACTGCACATATGTTACTCACCAAAGAGGGAATTGGCGAACCCGTACCACTTGCAGCCATAATCTCCAATGAGCCACCTCCCGTGCACACTGGCGGCGAAACTGAAGGGTGTCCCGAAAACGCACACGAGGGTGTCGCTCAGACTGATGTTCAACAGGATGAGATTGATGGGCGTCCAGAGGGAGCGAAACTTTGCGAAGATAAGAAGAGCGAAGAAGTTGCCGAGGAATCCCGCTACTAAAATGAAGCCGAGGCATACTGCCACCACCGTGTGGCCGGTCCGGCTCAACTCGCCGGGTCTCTGGGGAGCCGGGGAGTCCCACAGGGTGGCATCGGTGCTGACGCTGGAGCTGCGGagagagctgtctgtggtgCTGAAATTGCAACCGCGTATGTGGACGACCATAGCACTGACAAGAGAGCAGGAGGCTGTGGAGGAGCTGGACACAAAAACAGGGAGAAGCACAGTCCTGCACAGCCCCAGTACTGCTTTGAGTCCTGTCAACTTTATACCTGTACCCctgtaatgtatgtaaataCCCCACCCCTTCTCCCCTGCCCCACACAAGCactcattgtttttctttcttttctcttttacttTCTTACCATCTCTCTGCTTATTATAATTCGTCCCTTTGATCACAATGGCCAGTGTGAAAACAGTAAATCCTCCAAATGTATTGCTTTCCAGCTGCAAATGCAATGCCTTTCAAGGCGCTGTGCTGGGTTTATTTTGAGACGTGAATCAAATTCTCTACTCACACCGAGTTCCATTGGATTTTAGGATTTTTCAGTGCAGATTAAGCGATTGTCCAAAATGAAGTTCTAATTTCACAGTCACACTTGGATTTTCTGCTCCAGAAATACAAACTTTGGTTGCATGCTTTTGCTAAGCTGTGCGTTTCACATTCACAGTTGCCCCTGTCTATAGCTGCATACAGCTGGTTCAACTGAGCACAAAGCAAGTCACCAACAAAGAAAGTTTCACACCTCTTCAGCATTTTCTTTTATGCACAGCCTCCCATGCAATAAATTAACTTCCCTCATAGCTTTAAAGGACAATTCTAGAGTGTTTATGTTTAATGctatttgaattaaattaagcATTTTCAAAATCCTTACAGGGAGCCTTTAGCTCCCTTTAATTTCTGCATTGTGTGCATTTATAGAGACTTGTAACTCACTTgagtaaaaacataaaacactaaTTTCCCTATCTGTTGTTCtggctttattattttttcaccaAAAGACACAGATGAAAGGACACAAACTCATAACTGataacacattaaataaaatctttattattttaatttgacaCAGGCACACTGCACATCTGATCTCCTGGtctatcagtgtgtgtttatataaaatGCTGAGGAGAGAAGCACTGTTGCAACTGAGAAGACAAGATGTTCTCTCTGTAACCATTACAGTGGCTACATGCCTGGAGGGACTGACGTCATGAGGCTCTGCCATGGCAGGGAAGATCTCACTAAATCTAAAATCTCACTTGCTTCAGTCACTGGTGTCACTTGGCTTGTTGAAAGCTTGATAGTAATCAATGTAGACCCAATCCCCTCATCCTATCCATATGAGCCACAGATCAGCCTGATTATGCCAGCACACAAGGGAGAAAGTGAAGTGGTATAATAGTTTCAAGCCATGGCTGCTTaattcttctttttaaaatgttttaaaaaaagattcttTAATTGTCAATGAGAAACCACTTTTACTCCATAGTTGCTGCAGCTTCTT
This portion of the Micropterus dolomieu isolate WLL.071019.BEF.003 ecotype Adirondacks linkage group LG19, ASM2129224v1, whole genome shotgun sequence genome encodes:
- the LOC123957760 gene encoding pinopsin-like isoform X2, whose translation is MVVHIRGCNFSTTDSSLRSSSVSTDATLWDSPAPQRPGELSRTGHTVVAVCLGFILVAGFLGNFFALLIFAKFRSLWTPINLILLNISLSDTLVCVFGTPFSFAASVHGRWLIGDYGCKWYGFANSLFGIVSLVSLSVLSYERYTTVLHSSTDDISDFRKAWLCVVGSWLYSLLWTLPPFLGWSSYGPEGPGTTCSVQWHLRSPTSVSYVLCLFIFCLLLPLLLMVYSYGRILVAIRRVGKINLQAAQRREQHVLVMVLSMVSCYMLCWMPYGIMALMATFGRSGLVTPLASVVPSILAKFSTVVNPIIYGFFNNQFYGCFVAFMKCSGEPQSVQGEQHRTQVSGVHRQASSQPQILSSRHNDRHTLIVHYTP
- the LOC123957760 gene encoding pinopsin-like isoform X1; translation: MVVHIRGCNFSTTDSSLRSSSVSTDATLWDSPAPQRPGELSRTGHTVVAVCLGFILVAGFLGNFFALLIFAKFRSLWTPINLILLNISLSDTLVCVFGTPFSFAASVHGRWLIGDYGCKWYGFANSLFGIVSLVSLSVLSYERYTTVLHSSTDDISDFRKAWLCVVGSWLYSLLWTLPPFLGWSSYGPEGPGTTCSVQWHLRSPTSVSYVLCLFIFCLLLPLLLMVYSYGRILVAIRRGDVPSTDGKAAFLSSDKQETSYRAAARMLVDKSSKSKKSAEGYLQWAIDHSLLRNINYYRNSWLTILETGDYYVYSRVTFSKGDSKVPLTSIIKLRKTETGEEKDVMQGYCNLDDHRGSPPVPRLCTVTQGDVITLEKGHQLSVWVHDLSLVDYKDGATTFGMYKL